One genomic segment of Ricinus communis isolate WT05 ecotype wild-type chromosome 5, ASM1957865v1, whole genome shotgun sequence includes these proteins:
- the LOC8267206 gene encoding uncharacterized protein LOC8267206, with protein sequence MPRINPPLSPPFNRRLILLFPIIHLIHGSLLQADGASAASSSYFGSYTQYKTIISLSHSLFTRVSNLRAARGDIAGASRAKGIADRLEKGFWGLAWSVGFDYVKNYSWRDLNYRELYGVVSDLNELASVLSELTQAESDMQRASLVARNYSNILRIAKSVLQRFLKVFHQSGALKEVVETVQREVVDGELLRDSLELGTNDLKVLLRISLWDVWNWWRGVERANLEFI encoded by the exons atgcctCGTATTAATCCACCGCTCTCTCCACCTTTCAACCGCCGTCTCATATTACTTTTTCCGATCATACATTTAATTCACGGCTCTCTCCTCCAAGCTGACGGAGCCTCGGCGGCGTCGTCTTCCTATTTCGGATCATACACTCAATACAAAACTATCATCTCCCTCTCTCACTCTCTCTTCACGCGAGTGTCCAACCTCCGCGCCGCACGCGGCGATATTGCCGGGGCAAGTCGCGCAAAAGGAATTGCTGATAGACTTGAAAAAGGTTTCTGGGGTTTGGCGTGGTCCGTAGGTTTTGATTATGTGAAAAATTACTCGTGGAGGGATTTAAATTATAGGGAGCTTTACGGTGTGGTTTCAGACTTGAATGAATTAGCATCGGTTTTGAGCGAGTTGACTCAGGCTGAATCGGACATGCAAAGAGCCTCTTTGGTTGCGAGAAACTACAGTAATATCCTCAGAATTGCTAAGTCTGTTTTACAAAGATTTCTTAAAGTGTTTCACCAATCG GGAGCTTTGAAGGAAGTAGTGGAGACGGTGCAGAGAGAGGTGGTGGATGGTGAATTATTAAGGGACTCCCTTGAATTGGGAACTAATGATTTGAAAG TTCTTCTCAGAATTTCCCTGTGGGATGTTTGGAATTGGTGGCGGGGTGTTGAAAGagcaaatttagaatttatttga